From Mediterraneibacter butyricigenes, a single genomic window includes:
- the ilvA gene encoding threonine ammonia-lyase produces MLTLEKFEEASEIVKKVINPTKLIYSDYFSNQTGAKVYLKPENMQFTGAYKLRGAYYKISTMSEEARAKGLITASAGNHAQGVAYAAKAYGCHATIVMPTTTPLIKVNRTKGYGAEVILYGDVYDDACEYAYKLAEEKEYTFVHPFDDLDVATGQGTIAMEIVQELPTVDYILAPIGGGGLITGISTLAKMLNPKIKVIGVEPAGAASMTAALEKGEVVQLDSANTIADGTAVKAVGYQNLPYVQENVDQIILIDDTELIGAFLDMVENHKMVVENSGLLSVAALKHLDCKGKKVVSVLSGGNMDVITMSSIVQMGLMQRDRIFSVSVLLPDKPGELARVADVIAEVKGNIIELEHNQFVTTNRSAAVELRITMEAFGTEHKNEILKVLEDNHFRPKLINRDESRHV; encoded by the coding sequence ATGTTGACATTAGAGAAATTTGAAGAGGCCAGTGAAATTGTAAAAAAAGTGATCAATCCTACCAAATTGATTTACAGTGATTATTTCAGCAACCAGACTGGCGCAAAAGTATATCTGAAACCGGAAAATATGCAGTTTACAGGTGCATACAAACTGCGTGGTGCTTATTATAAGATCAGTACCATGTCAGAAGAAGCCCGGGCAAAGGGACTGATTACCGCATCTGCCGGGAATCATGCTCAGGGAGTTGCCTATGCGGCAAAAGCCTATGGCTGTCATGCAACCATCGTAATGCCGACTACAACTCCTCTGATCAAGGTGAACCGCACGAAAGGATATGGCGCAGAAGTCATCCTTTACGGAGATGTCTATGACGATGCCTGTGAGTATGCATATAAACTGGCAGAAGAGAAGGAATATACTTTTGTACATCCTTTTGATGATCTGGATGTGGCAACCGGCCAAGGAACCATTGCGATGGAGATCGTGCAGGAACTTCCGACGGTAGATTACATTCTGGCTCCGATCGGAGGTGGCGGACTGATTACCGGTATTTCTACCCTGGCAAAAATGCTGAATCCGAAGATCAAGGTAATCGGTGTAGAGCCTGCCGGTGCAGCCAGTATGACAGCAGCACTGGAAAAGGGGGAAGTGGTTCAGCTCGACAGCGCAAACACGATTGCAGACGGTACGGCTGTGAAGGCGGTAGGATATCAGAATCTGCCTTATGTACAGGAAAATGTGGACCAGATCATTCTGATCGACGATACGGAACTGATCGGAGCTTTCCTGGATATGGTAGAGAATCATAAGATGGTAGTAGAAAACTCCGGATTATTATCCGTAGCTGCGCTGAAACATCTGGATTGCAAAGGAAAGAAAGTTGTCAGCGTCTTAAGTGGCGGAAACATGGATGTCATTACCATGTCCTCTATTGTACAGATGGGACTGATGCAGAGAGATCGTATCTTCTCGGTTTCTGTGCTGTTGCCTGACAAACCGGGAGAACTGGCGAGAGTAGCGGATGTGATCGCGGAAGTGAAGGGCAATATCATTGAGCTAGAACACAACCAGTTTGTAACGACAAACAGAAGTGCAGCAGTTGAACTGCGTATCACGATGGAAGCTTTCGGAACAGAACATAAGAATGAGATTCTGAAAGTGTTGGAGGACAATCATTTCCGTCCGAAACTGATCAACCGTGATGAATCCCGCCACGTCTAA
- the ftsY gene encoding signal recognition particle-docking protein FtsY — MSENQGFFQRLVSGLTKTRDHIVSGMDSIFSGFSQINDDFYDELEETLIMGDIGVRTTMEILDQLREKVKEQHIKEPTDCRELLIESIKEQMGVSENAYEFEEKTSVVFVIGVNGVGKTTTIGKLAGKLRAQDKKVILAAADTFRAAAGEQLKEWANRAQAEMIGGQEGSDPAAVIYDAVAAAKARHADVLLCDTAGRLHNKKNLMEELKKMNRIIDREYPEAYRETLVVLDATTGQNALAQAKEFNEVADITGVILTKMDGSAKGGIAVAIQSELGLPVKYIGVGETIDDLQKFDADEFVNALFYKDSDAD; from the coding sequence ATGTCAGAGAATCAGGGATTTTTTCAACGCCTGGTCTCAGGGCTTACCAAGACCCGGGATCATATCGTATCCGGAATGGACAGTATTTTCAGTGGATTTTCTCAGATCAACGATGATTTTTATGATGAGCTGGAAGAAACATTGATTATGGGGGATATCGGTGTTCGCACGACCATGGAAATTCTGGATCAGTTGAGAGAAAAAGTGAAAGAGCAACACATTAAAGAGCCGACAGATTGTCGGGAACTGTTGATTGAGAGCATCAAAGAGCAGATGGGTGTTTCGGAGAATGCCTATGAATTTGAAGAGAAGACCTCGGTTGTATTTGTAATCGGCGTCAATGGTGTAGGAAAGACGACAACGATCGGTAAGCTGGCAGGAAAATTAAGAGCCCAGGATAAAAAAGTGATTCTTGCGGCGGCAGATACTTTCCGTGCGGCAGCCGGTGAACAGTTGAAAGAATGGGCGAACCGCGCTCAGGCAGAGATGATCGGCGGTCAGGAGGGGTCTGACCCGGCAGCCGTGATTTATGATGCGGTTGCAGCTGCAAAAGCCAGACATGCAGATGTATTGCTTTGCGATACAGCGGGAAGACTTCATAATAAGAAGAACCTGATGGAAGAATTGAAGAAGATGAATCGGATCATTGACCGGGAATATCCGGAAGCGTACAGAGAGACGTTGGTTGTGCTGGATGCTACCACCGGACAGAATGCACTTGCTCAGGCGAAAGAGTTTAATGAAGTGGCAGACATTACCGGTGTGATCCTGACCAAAATGGATGGATCTGCGAAAGGCGGAATTGCCGTTGCGATTCAGTCAGAATTAGGACTTCCGGTAAAATATATCGGAGTCGGAGAGACTATCGACGATCTGCAGAAATTTGACGCTGATGAGTTTGTAAATGCACTGTTTTATAAAGATTCTGATGCGGATTAA